In the genome of bacterium, one region contains:
- a CDS encoding VCBS repeat-containing protein: MKLLKRTLTLAAMTALPLCVSAELLVSESFDYPAGTITQTPNWATFGTPGSKTVMIEDSSLEYKGLPKSTGGRAIVDDEGDERVSMAIIPGVTSGTVYYSLLVNLTKIPTEKTYAMHLNGSRYSGRILFLDAGDGKYKIGISNTTAGQYADRTFSPGETVLVVVRYRFDATPTQDEVALFLDPDPSADEPAQPDVVRLDRSESLIDEFVFRQWDGVGSYEADDLRIGTTWDAAMGHEEVSQRVLEARAAMMKWAQPREANRLKYENPGLVDQLGVGLWGLPLPMDWDNDGDYDMIMSSRAAPYSGTFLFENYGTDVFGPPVELGPAKKDLTITHTSEGPIIVTPGVMYRDFSNGLFGKPESIPFKQDFYAGRVNQWEFADWEGDGDLDLMIGISDWRDYGWDDAFNEKGEWIAGPLHGHVYISINEGSDEHPSYVEPFEVQAGDSLLDTYGAPSPNYADWDGDGDMDLLCGEFLDRITFFENVGTREAPKFAEGRFLEADGKTIHMDLEMLQVDVLDWDKDGDPDIIVGEEDGRVSLIENAGKGRAKAPVYFKQRAYEIKFGALDTPWPVDWDGDGDDDIILGNTAGFIALLENLDGGSPPQFSTPQFLEADGEVIRIMAGENLSIQGPAEAKWGYTAVTVADWNSDGLPDIVTNSIIGKIVWYKNVGTRTEPKLTGPLSIELDVDGETPYPAWNWWKPEGKELVTQWRTTPMTIDMNEDGKMDLVLLDTEGFLAFYERTGDPTKTSVVSAPQRIFRMASADSTFNNNGEVESYDFNEDGVNDLLQRSLDGGVVYVSRTPIDRKTVTVTEQGMVEKGTELLTPTMKEQTLLRMNMGWAGRAGRRKYVMADWDADGDLDLLVNSRGINFLENVGKKGEFVFKDHGRITPHRLAGHTTYPTVVDWNRDGVLDLLIGAEDGCLYYYQRDKSSELLQEY; the protein is encoded by the coding sequence ATGAAGTTACTCAAGCGAACACTGACCCTGGCAGCCATGACGGCGCTGCCGTTATGTGTCTCGGCGGAACTCCTCGTGTCGGAGTCTTTCGATTACCCGGCTGGCACCATTACGCAGACTCCGAATTGGGCGACATTCGGCACACCCGGTTCCAAGACGGTCATGATCGAGGATAGTTCCCTCGAGTACAAGGGTCTGCCGAAGTCAACCGGCGGCCGCGCCATCGTTGATGACGAGGGTGACGAACGCGTCTCCATGGCGATCATCCCGGGAGTCACGAGTGGCACGGTGTATTACTCGCTGCTTGTGAACCTGACCAAGATTCCAACCGAGAAGACCTATGCAATGCACCTGAATGGGAGTCGCTATTCAGGGCGCATCCTGTTTCTGGATGCCGGGGATGGGAAGTACAAGATCGGCATTTCCAACACAACGGCCGGACAGTACGCCGACCGCACATTCTCACCTGGCGAGACAGTGCTGGTTGTTGTTCGCTATCGGTTCGATGCGACACCGACCCAGGATGAAGTCGCTTTGTTCCTCGACCCCGATCCTTCCGCCGATGAACCGGCACAACCAGACGTTGTTCGGCTGGATCGCTCCGAATCGCTCATTGACGAGTTCGTCTTCCGCCAGTGGGACGGCGTCGGCTCCTACGAGGCCGATGATTTGCGCATCGGGACAACGTGGGATGCGGCGATGGGGCACGAGGAAGTCTCGCAACGCGTTCTCGAAGCTCGGGCCGCGATGATGAAGTGGGCGCAGCCCCGGGAAGCCAATCGCCTGAAGTACGAAAACCCCGGCCTCGTCGATCAACTTGGCGTTGGCCTGTGGGGGCTTCCCCTGCCGATGGATTGGGACAATGACGGCGACTATGATATGATCATGTCGTCCCGCGCCGCACCGTACAGCGGCACGTTCCTCTTCGAGAACTACGGCACAGACGTTTTTGGCCCTCCTGTTGAACTGGGGCCCGCAAAGAAGGACTTGACGATTACGCATACTTCGGAAGGCCCCATTATTGTAACCCCCGGCGTCATGTATCGCGACTTCTCGAATGGACTCTTCGGAAAGCCTGAGTCGATTCCCTTCAAGCAGGATTTCTATGCGGGACGTGTAAACCAGTGGGAGTTCGCCGATTGGGAAGGCGACGGCGACCTCGACTTGATGATCGGTATCAGTGACTGGCGCGATTACGGCTGGGACGATGCCTTCAACGAGAAGGGCGAATGGATAGCCGGGCCGCTCCACGGACACGTCTACATCTCGATCAACGAAGGTAGCGATGAACATCCATCCTACGTGGAACCCTTCGAAGTTCAGGCCGGCGATTCCCTGCTGGATACGTATGGTGCGCCTTCGCCGAACTACGCCGATTGGGATGGCGACGGCGACATGGACCTTCTCTGCGGAGAATTCCTCGATCGGATCACTTTCTTCGAGAACGTTGGTACGCGCGAAGCACCGAAGTTTGCCGAAGGTCGCTTCCTGGAAGCCGATGGCAAGACGATCCACATGGACCTGGAGATGCTGCAGGTCGACGTCCTCGACTGGGACAAGGATGGTGATCCGGATATCATCGTTGGCGAGGAAGACGGCCGCGTCTCGCTGATTGAGAATGCAGGAAAGGGCCGCGCAAAAGCGCCGGTTTACTTCAAGCAGCGCGCCTACGAGATCAAGTTCGGTGCTCTCGATACGCCCTGGCCCGTCGATTGGGACGGCGATGGGGACGATGACATCATTCTCGGCAATACGGCTGGTTTCATTGCTTTGCTGGAGAATCTCGATGGTGGAAGCCCGCCGCAGTTCAGCACTCCGCAATTCCTGGAAGCAGACGGTGAAGTGATTCGCATCATGGCGGGAGAGAATCTCTCCATCCAGGGACCGGCCGAGGCCAAATGGGGTTACACGGCCGTGACCGTAGCCGACTGGAACAGCGACGGACTTCCGGACATCGTTACGAATTCGATCATCGGCAAGATCGTGTGGTACAAGAACGTTGGCACGCGGACAGAACCGAAACTCACTGGACCGCTGAGCATCGAGCTCGATGTCGACGGCGAGACACCCTATCCCGCATGGAACTGGTGGAAGCCGGAAGGCAAGGAACTCGTCACGCAATGGCGCACGACGCCGATGACGATCGATATGAACGAAGACGGAAAGATGGATCTCGTTCTGCTTGATACCGAAGGCTTTCTGGCATTCTACGAACGCACTGGAGATCCCACGAAGACCAGCGTCGTCTCGGCACCGCAGCGCATCTTCCGTATGGCTTCGGCCGATTCGACGTTCAACAACAATGGCGAAGTCGAGTCTTACGACTTCAACGAAGACGGCGTGAACGACCTCTTGCAGCGCTCCCTCGATGGTGGAGTCGTCTATGTATCCCGTACCCCGATTGATCGCAAGACGGTCACCGTGACCGAACAGGGGATGGTGGAGAAGGGAACTGAACTTCTCACGCCAACCATGAAGGAGCAAACTCTGCTCCGCATGAACATGGGATGGGCCGGCCGAGCCGGACGCCGCAAGTACGTGATGGCTGACTGGGACGCAGACGGCGACCTGGACCTACTCGTGAATTCACGCGGAA
- a CDS encoding sialate O-acetylesterase — protein sequence MNCTSFKTFATIGVAAAAMVAPAAAQTIREPQPFRVYQRSSEDTARIPFRIESVPATIKKIEVSLVDSEGKSFFARHLANPSGDVSGAIDEVPVGGPYRFAVEYSTADGLLLTQTSTDLLVGDLWILAGQSNMEGTAHLQDLEPPSDMVHVFRLYDEWTIAKDPLSDPNLAVDPVHWRSTISQIPDSENLDFIARSNGFSSTDLVVRKRPVAEPVRKALSNAGVEWHDFLEAMRPDKGAALESEFRRNRGAGLGVAFGKHLQEETGVPIGLIMNANGGTNMSQWDPNLASYGGESLYGSLLRRVDLLGGEVTGIVWYQGESDAESQEQIDNYSERTTNFVQQLRRDFNARDLPFVLVQLGRVYDKRRNSSYWMSIQTQQLELEQSLGNAWLAAATGESMSDHIHLDGKGQRELGRKLADIVLGGVYGYDIERGPRLKSAVRTDAKTIRLEFDSVNGSLVSTAPFPGFVVRDSHRSYQTIEDISIDPNDGNAVILTMLYPIGDGATVTFGEGINPVIGLADELDLTVPVFGPITIETEQTR from the coding sequence ATGAACTGCACGTCATTCAAGACATTTGCGACGATAGGAGTTGCGGCCGCTGCCATGGTTGCACCGGCAGCCGCTCAGACGATCCGCGAGCCGCAACCTTTCCGTGTGTATCAACGCAGTAGCGAAGACACAGCTCGCATTCCTTTCAGGATCGAGTCGGTACCTGCGACGATCAAGAAGATCGAGGTGTCGCTCGTGGACTCGGAAGGGAAGTCATTCTTTGCGCGCCACCTGGCGAATCCCTCCGGAGATGTCTCCGGTGCGATCGACGAAGTGCCTGTGGGCGGGCCGTATCGGTTTGCCGTAGAGTATTCAACCGCGGATGGGTTGCTTCTGACGCAGACTTCGACAGATCTCCTCGTTGGCGATCTGTGGATTCTCGCCGGTCAGTCGAACATGGAAGGCACGGCGCACCTGCAGGACCTGGAGCCGCCATCTGACATGGTCCACGTTTTCCGGCTTTATGATGAATGGACAATCGCCAAGGATCCGCTCTCTGATCCTAACCTCGCAGTCGATCCCGTTCATTGGCGGAGCACAATTTCTCAGATCCCCGATTCAGAGAACCTGGATTTTATCGCAAGATCGAATGGGTTCAGCAGCACCGATCTTGTGGTGCGCAAGCGCCCGGTCGCGGAACCTGTTCGCAAGGCGCTTTCGAATGCCGGCGTCGAGTGGCATGACTTCCTGGAAGCCATGCGTCCCGATAAAGGTGCGGCGCTGGAATCGGAATTCCGGCGGAATAGAGGTGCGGGCCTCGGCGTCGCATTCGGAAAGCACCTGCAGGAAGAAACCGGTGTCCCGATCGGGCTCATCATGAACGCGAACGGTGGCACGAATATGTCGCAATGGGACCCGAACCTGGCCAGCTACGGCGGCGAATCGCTCTATGGGTCTCTTCTTCGTCGCGTCGATCTGCTCGGCGGCGAGGTGACTGGAATCGTCTGGTACCAGGGCGAATCCGACGCCGAATCGCAGGAGCAGATCGACAACTACAGCGAGCGTACGACGAACTTCGTTCAGCAGCTTCGTCGCGATTTCAACGCCCGTGATCTCCCGTTTGTTCTCGTGCAATTGGGCCGAGTTTACGACAAGCGCCGGAACTCCTCGTATTGGATGAGCATTCAGACGCAGCAACTGGAACTCGAGCAATCGCTTGGCAATGCGTGGCTGGCTGCAGCGACCGGCGAGAGCATGAGCGACCACATTCACCTCGACGGCAAGGGCCAGCGCGAACTTGGGCGCAAGCTCGCCGATATTGTGCTTGGCGGTGTCTACGGATACGATATCGAGCGCGGCCCTCGTTTGAAGTCTGCGGTTCGGACAGATGCAAAGACGATTCGCCTCGAATTCGACTCCGTGAACGGATCGCTTGTTTCCACTGCTCCTTTCCCCGGCTTTGTTGTGCGGGATTCGCATCGAAGCTACCAGACGATTGAAGATATCTCCATCGATCCGAACGATGGAAACGCCGTGATTCTCACCATGCTGTATCCCATCGGAGACGGCGCCACGGTGACATTCGGGGAAGGAATTAACCCCGTTATCGGACTGGCAGATGAACTCGATCTGACCGTCCCCGTGTTTGGACCTATCACTATCGAAACGGAGCAGACTCGCTAA
- a CDS encoding LamG domain-containing protein, with protein MTTIRLHSKRKITMIAGVLAIAASAIAQGDSSITQTVPGALESIELSQGPLVPGERNESQVLGVADIKGNGPYDLFLAYDELYPYAQHNSSGAPEYGPAIKLHPPMLNGAIDEENLLLAAPLAEADAYFARIAIAAGHVKTMEPDNYITFEVEFNDGSSVVLGSFRGDAELATGCLALDTNGDGVGDELPLDVAFRSYTFPIPEGEWPVTLRILVDVDGGEEVGIDGIEILEACGSEVISIARSGFENDDSELTFTTNLSAGSVSSNTVDFRGALLAGDGFNDFVAVAPAYVDTLFSQANLDLGFNSWEGDGFLMVEDTGQDGLPGEVALTFEPVAEPPSLQTVSGTRIEYAPSLLGTSHVASGGGLVLDPADGVQGLNVIPAAAMSMSACTWSAWINVDSYETGAFTTTHPHTILSGYSSGSLAAVFRLFEGKVQAGWYDGERYLLSTIEQPIATGEWVHVAVTIDGSSAPRLFVNGLEQPATISSGDPTAPIPALDDLRIGYHSDTGSLRILDGSIRDFRMYDRDMSEAELTAMAAAGANTYNIIPAEELNAGDLVTMPDDRLIAASFAGNSLVLMQYDREGSQFQEIARQAIPGVGTLHSLAASVDGSDGIALHMSTRGPADYLSYGHPLYSEDFMPYDGAGIWLGGKPYDLFYQAGVTFFGDSTIFSDVSETGQDVPQVPYGIAGLAPYADGLVAGSELGMLYSYTTDETGEITGRRYLWHEGQELLLHPYGDARPIAIANESQDGYDLLVQSPAGLHLYRPISLEDMIFQAIQPIQAEAVSLYFGRDAVITSGDINGDTIPDLIAGNASGELLWAQGITSTEYSAPTPLSIDGEAYNYDAGYRGSLQGPAQGRLGYTAPTVFDWDGDGRNDLLLSNISGDYFLVRHRDTDSAEFDAPVPIYLDGLELRTTWRNQPAIAALGTEAKPALVTFDADDKLHLYWHYDAQNVMDGGLLLAEGGEAIDANELDSSGTGRVRLQLYDWDGDGALDLLLGACPETSIPSPESGLPRHSDYNHAAILLMRNVASNEAPAFADPLILADENGPIDLGDETCSPVAVPGASGTQLLFANSLGEVQRVADDNLLKLSGFITY; from the coding sequence ATGACTACGATTCGACTTCATAGCAAACGCAAGATCACAATGATCGCCGGTGTCCTCGCGATCGCCGCCAGTGCCATCGCACAGGGCGATTCGAGCATTACCCAGACGGTGCCAGGGGCACTGGAGAGCATCGAGCTCTCTCAAGGACCATTGGTCCCTGGGGAGCGGAATGAGTCGCAGGTTCTTGGCGTCGCGGATATCAAAGGCAATGGGCCCTACGATTTGTTTTTGGCCTACGATGAGTTGTATCCGTATGCACAGCACAATTCCAGTGGCGCGCCCGAATATGGCCCGGCAATCAAACTTCACCCGCCCATGCTGAACGGGGCGATCGACGAGGAAAACCTCCTCCTGGCTGCGCCGCTGGCCGAGGCCGATGCGTACTTCGCACGAATCGCGATTGCCGCGGGCCACGTCAAGACTATGGAGCCCGATAATTACATTACATTCGAGGTCGAATTCAACGATGGCTCGAGCGTCGTTTTAGGATCATTCCGGGGCGATGCAGAACTGGCGACCGGTTGCCTGGCACTTGATACAAATGGGGACGGCGTTGGCGATGAACTTCCGCTCGATGTTGCCTTCCGCAGTTACACGTTCCCGATTCCCGAAGGCGAATGGCCGGTCACGCTTCGTATCCTGGTCGACGTCGACGGGGGGGAAGAAGTTGGGATCGACGGAATCGAGATTCTCGAAGCGTGCGGTTCTGAAGTCATTTCGATAGCAAGGTCCGGATTCGAGAATGATGATTCGGAACTGACATTCACGACGAATCTCTCTGCGGGTTCCGTCTCGTCGAACACCGTTGATTTTCGGGGCGCGCTATTGGCCGGAGATGGATTCAACGATTTCGTCGCAGTCGCACCCGCTTACGTCGATACCCTCTTCTCTCAGGCCAACCTCGATCTCGGTTTCAACAGTTGGGAAGGCGATGGCTTCCTGATGGTCGAGGACACAGGCCAGGATGGACTTCCGGGGGAAGTCGCCCTGACGTTCGAGCCCGTCGCAGAACCGCCATCGTTGCAGACGGTTTCCGGCACGCGGATCGAGTACGCGCCGTCGTTGCTCGGGACCTCGCATGTTGCCTCGGGCGGTGGTTTGGTACTTGACCCCGCCGATGGCGTCCAGGGCTTGAATGTAATCCCAGCGGCAGCAATGTCGATGAGTGCGTGTACGTGGTCGGCGTGGATCAATGTTGATTCGTACGAGACCGGCGCGTTCACCACCACTCATCCCCACACGATTCTGAGCGGTTACTCCAGCGGTTCGCTCGCCGCAGTCTTCCGCCTCTTTGAGGGCAAGGTTCAGGCCGGATGGTACGATGGAGAGCGCTATCTGCTGTCGACAATCGAACAGCCGATCGCCACGGGAGAATGGGTTCACGTTGCGGTTACGATCGATGGCAGTTCTGCTCCGCGGCTCTTCGTCAATGGCCTGGAGCAGCCCGCAACGATCTCAAGTGGCGACCCAACCGCTCCGATTCCCGCGTTGGACGATTTGCGAATCGGTTATCATTCCGATACGGGCAGTCTTCGCATCCTCGACGGATCAATCCGCGACTTCCGGATGTATGATCGCGATATGTCCGAGGCCGAACTGACCGCAATGGCCGCGGCTGGTGCGAATACCTACAACATCATTCCTGCGGAAGAACTGAACGCCGGAGATCTTGTGACGATGCCGGACGATCGCCTGATTGCGGCGTCCTTCGCCGGCAACAGCCTGGTTCTCATGCAGTATGATCGCGAAGGTTCTCAATTCCAGGAAATCGCGCGGCAGGCTATCCCCGGTGTCGGAACACTCCACTCGCTGGCCGCCTCGGTCGATGGGAGCGACGGAATCGCATTGCACATGTCGACGCGCGGTCCGGCGGACTACCTGTCCTATGGCCACCCACTCTACAGCGAAGACTTCATGCCGTACGACGGCGCAGGCATCTGGCTCGGCGGCAAACCGTACGATCTGTTCTACCAGGCCGGAGTGACGTTCTTCGGAGACTCGACGATCTTCTCGGATGTGAGCGAAACGGGCCAGGATGTCCCACAAGTTCCATACGGGATCGCTGGGTTGGCGCCCTATGCCGATGGGCTTGTCGCCGGTTCTGAACTGGGAATGTTATACTCTTACACGACCGACGAAACAGGGGAGATCACGGGCCGACGCTACCTCTGGCACGAAGGCCAGGAACTCCTTCTTCATCCATACGGAGACGCGCGACCAATTGCGATCGCGAACGAATCTCAGGATGGCTACGATCTTCTCGTTCAATCTCCCGCAGGACTTCATCTCTATCGCCCGATCTCGCTGGAAGACATGATCTTCCAAGCGATTCAGCCGATTCAGGCGGAGGCTGTTTCTCTGTACTTCGGTCGCGACGCAGTCATCACCAGTGGCGATATCAATGGGGACACCATCCCCGATCTGATCGCCGGCAATGCCTCGGGTGAACTGCTCTGGGCCCAGGGAATCACGAGCACCGAATACAGTGCTCCGACGCCTCTCTCGATCGACGGTGAAGCCTACAACTACGACGCCGGATATCGTGGCTCGCTACAGGGGCCGGCGCAGGGTCGCCTGGGTTACACGGCGCCGACGGTTTTCGACTGGGACGGCGATGGCCGCAACGACCTGCTACTTTCCAATATCAGCGGCGATTACTTCCTGGTCCGTCACCGCGATACCGATTCGGCAGAATTCGACGCGCCGGTGCCGATCTATCTCGATGGTCTGGAACTGCGCACGACGTGGCGTAACCAGCCGGCGATCGCTGCCCTGGGAACCGAAGCCAAGCCGGCTCTTGTGACGTTTGATGCAGACGACAAACTTCATCTGTACTGGCACTACGACGCGCAGAACGTGATGGATGGCGGCCTTCTTCTGGCGGAGGGGGGAGAGGCCATCGATGCAAACGAACTCGACTCGAGCGGTACTGGTCGAGTTCGTTTGCAGCTCTATGATTGGGATGGCGACGGCGCGCTCGATCTTCTTCTCGGGGCATGTCCTGAAACGTCCATTCCAAGCCCTGAGAGCGGATTGCCTCGTCATTCCGACTACAATCACGCGGCAATTCTTCTGATGAGAAATGTCGCCAGCAATGAAGCGCCGGCATTTGCCGATCCATTGATTCTCGCCGATGAAAACGGGCCGATCGATCTGGGGGACGAGACCTGCTCTCCCGTCGCGGTGCCTGGCGCATCTGGGACGCAACTGCTGTTTGCAAACAGCCTCGGCGAAGTTCAGCGCGTAGCCGACGATAACCTCCTGAAACTGTCCGGATTCATTACATACTAA